One part of the Nostoc sp. PCC 7120 = FACHB-418 genome encodes these proteins:
- a CDS encoding CsgG/HfaB family protein, producing the protein MNQSKLSQNKPIILGLCLPAIAAYFTVNTGTFSLQPANAKETQSFQLAQQSSSPSEKVRIAVLDFDFSSVSNPSYLSLFPAGSKGVSDILVNRLVKSGNFVVVERSQLEAILREQDLGDSGRVDASTAAKIGRILGVEAVVIGSVTQFDVQQRRSGGGFLGFGAASTDTDALVKLNIRVVNTTTAEILFVAEGNGNESQSDTQVSVLGIGGGSSTSNEGKLLTKATEKAIDQVITELNTKSTNLAALPKALPSVNATVADVTGNTVILNKGKSDGYRVGMKLSIERVTKQVKDPTTGKVIRSVTQPLGMIQLVDVDATSSVGKITTGGKFKVGDIAKPAQ; encoded by the coding sequence ATGAATCAAAGCAAATTATCTCAAAATAAGCCTATAATTTTGGGCTTATGTTTACCTGCGATCGCTGCATATTTCACCGTAAATACAGGAACCTTTTCTCTACAACCAGCTAACGCCAAAGAAACACAATCTTTCCAACTAGCACAACAAAGCAGTTCCCCATCCGAAAAAGTCAGAATTGCCGTTCTTGATTTTGATTTTAGTAGCGTCAGTAACCCCAGTTACTTATCACTTTTTCCCGCAGGTAGTAAGGGTGTCAGTGACATCCTCGTCAATCGGTTAGTGAAAAGCGGTAATTTTGTTGTCGTGGAACGTAGCCAATTAGAAGCTATTTTAAGAGAACAAGATTTAGGTGATTCTGGAAGAGTTGATGCTAGTACAGCCGCAAAAATTGGCCGTATTTTAGGCGTTGAGGCGGTTGTCATCGGCTCAGTGACTCAATTTGACGTTCAACAACGGCGCTCTGGGGGTGGCTTTTTAGGATTTGGTGCAGCGAGTACCGATACCGATGCTTTGGTCAAATTGAATATTCGTGTAGTCAATACAACTACAGCCGAAATCTTGTTTGTAGCTGAAGGTAATGGGAATGAGAGCCAGTCCGATACTCAAGTCAGTGTATTGGGTATTGGTGGAGGTTCCTCTACTAGCAACGAAGGCAAATTACTCACCAAAGCCACTGAAAAAGCGATCGATCAAGTCATCACTGAATTGAATACAAAATCCACCAATTTAGCCGCTTTACCAAAAGCTTTACCCAGCGTTAACGCCACTGTAGCTGATGTCACAGGAAATACTGTGATTTTAAACAAAGGTAAATCAGACGGTTATCGAGTCGGGATGAAACTTTCCATTGAGCGAGTGACAAAACAAGTGAAAGACCCGACCACAGGTAAAGTTATCCGCAGTGTTACTCAACCATTAGGCATGATTCAACTAGTTGACGTGGATGCTACATCTAGCGTTGGGAAAATCACCACTGGCGGTAAATTCAAAGTTGGAGATATTGCTAAACCTGCACAATAG
- a CDS encoding beta strand repeat-containing protein, which produces MVIRGTNNDDNLIGTTGNDIIEGLGGNDRFEGGRGNDTLTGGTGNDVFNLEQQQDNDVVTDFVRGQDKIDLRNLNINDWATLQLLISNDGQDNALITTFFNGSQSQIKLLNINPNLLQASDFIFNTVNLNQTIDGTNFADQLFGGLGNDTLRGFNGNDVLFGEQGDDRFEGGRGNDTFYGGAGNDVFNLEQQQDNDVVTDFVRGQDKIDLRNLNINDWATLQLLISNDGQDNALITTFFNGSQSQIKLLNINPNLLQASDFIFNTVNLNQTIDGTNFADQLFGGLGNDTLRGFFGNDVLFGEQGDDRFEGGRGNDTFYGGAGNDVFNLEQLQDNDVVTDFVRGQDKIDLRNLNINDWATLQLLISNDGQNNALITTFFNGDQSQIKLLNINPNLLQASDFIFNTVNLNQTIDGTNSPDQLFGGLGNDTLRGFFGNDVLFGEQGDDRFEGGRGNDTFYGGAGNDVFNLEQLQDNDVVTDFVQGQDKIDIRNLNINDWATLQLLISNDGQDNALITTFFNGDQSQIKLLNINPNLLQASDFIFNTVNLNQTIDGTNSPDQLFGGLGNDTLRGFFGNDVLFGEQGDDRFEGGRGNDTFYGGAGNDVFNLEQLQDNDVVIDFVQGQDKIDIRSLNISDWATLQLLISNDGQNNALITTFFNGDQSQIKLNNINPNLLQASDFIFNTNTVNLNQTIDGTNSPDQLFGGLGNDTLRGFFGNDVLFGEQGDDRFEGGAGNDTFYGGTGNDIAVYLGTRSQYQVTSNGGVFTVTDTVANRDGVDTLREVEQIQFSDQTITIGNTSPTITLAVSPASVTEDGTPNLIYTFTRTGSTTNALTVNYSVAGTATLNTDYAQTGAASFTATTGTITFAVGASTAILTINPTADTTVESNETVALTLASGTGYTVGTTTAVTGTITNDDFPSITLAVSPASVTEDGTPNLIYTFTRTGSTTNALTINFGVAGTATLNTDYAQSGAASFTATTGTITFAAGASTAILTINPTADTTVESNETVALTLASGTGYTVGTTTAVTGTITNDDTLPTGITINLSGSQTIVEGNSSPQNVTYTVTLSQASSQIITVQYATANGTATAGSDYTSTTGTLTFNPGETSKVINIPILNDSVNEANETFTLRLTSPTNATLGTTNTVTTTITDTLSASVTTTLPTNVENLTLTGTAAINGTGNAGNNILTGNSGNNILSGGAGNDTYAFVANAALGTDTITETATGGIDTIDFNGSTATVRVNLGVTTSQTVNNNLKLILSANNVIENATGGTGNDRLTGNALNNILAGGNGNDQLQGLAGNDTLWGGLGDDILTGGIGQDKYLFQSSGVFSSSLGVDYISQFDVGQDQIVLSKATFNAVTNSAGQALTDFAVVSDDEFVNASSARIVYSQGSGSLFYNRDGNVLGTSTVFEFARLGNPDITLSSSDFSLIA; this is translated from the coding sequence ATGGTTATTCGAGGAACCAACAACGACGACAACTTAATCGGGACTACTGGAAACGATATTATTGAGGGATTGGGTGGTAATGACCGCTTTGAAGGTGGTCGAGGTAACGATACTTTAACCGGAGGTACAGGTAATGATGTCTTTAACTTGGAACAGCAGCAAGACAATGATGTAGTTACAGATTTTGTGCGTGGACAAGACAAAATTGACCTCAGAAACCTGAATATTAATGATTGGGCTACCCTACAATTACTCATTAGTAATGATGGTCAAGACAATGCCTTAATTACTACCTTCTTCAATGGTTCTCAGTCACAAATCAAACTACTGAATATCAATCCAAACCTACTGCAAGCTAGTGATTTCATCTTCAACACTGTTAACCTCAATCAAACTATCGATGGGACTAACTTCGCAGATCAGTTATTCGGTGGTTTAGGTAATGATACCCTCAGAGGATTTAATGGTAATGATGTCTTATTTGGTGAACAAGGCGATGACCGTTTTGAAGGTGGTCGGGGTAACGATACTTTCTATGGTGGTGCTGGTAATGATGTCTTTAACTTGGAACAGCAGCAAGACAATGATGTAGTTACAGATTTTGTCCGTGGACAAGACAAAATTGACCTCAGAAACCTGAATATTAATGATTGGGCTACCCTGCAATTACTCATTAGTAATGATGGTCAAGACAATGCCTTAATTACTACCTTCTTCAATGGTTCTCAGTCACAAATCAAACTACTGAATATCAATCCAAACCTACTGCAAGCTAGTGATTTCATCTTCAACACTGTTAACCTCAATCAAACTATCGATGGGACTAACTTCGCAGATCAGTTATTCGGTGGTTTAGGTAATGATACCCTCAGAGGATTTTTTGGTAATGATGTCTTGTTTGGTGAACAAGGTGATGACCGTTTTGAGGGTGGTCGGGGTAACGATACTTTCTACGGTGGTGCTGGTAATGATGTCTTTAACTTGGAACAACTACAAGACAATGATGTAGTCACAGATTTTGTACGTGGACAAGACAAGATTGACCTCAGAAACCTGAATATTAATGATTGGGCTACCCTGCAATTACTCATTAGTAATGATGGTCAGAATAATGCTTTAATTACTACCTTCTTCAATGGTGATCAGTCGCAAATCAAACTACTGAATATCAATCCAAACCTACTCCAAGCTAGTGATTTCATCTTCAACACCGTTAACCTTAATCAAACTATCGATGGTACTAACTCCCCAGATCAGTTATTCGGTGGTTTAGGTAATGATACCCTCAGAGGATTTTTTGGTAATGATGTCTTGTTTGGTGAACAAGGTGATGACCGTTTTGAGGGTGGTCGGGGTAACGATACTTTCTATGGTGGTGCTGGTAATGATGTCTTTAACTTGGAACAACTACAAGACAATGATGTAGTCACAGATTTTGTTCAAGGACAAGACAAAATAGATATCAGAAACCTGAATATTAATGATTGGGCTACCCTACAATTACTCATTAGTAACGACGGTCAAGACAATGCCTTAATTACTACCTTCTTCAATGGTGATCAGTCGCAAATCAAACTACTGAATATCAATCCAAACCTACTCCAAGCTAGTGATTTCATCTTCAACACCGTTAACCTTAATCAAACTATCGATGGTACTAACTCCCCAGATCAGTTATTCGGTGGTTTAGGTAATGATACCCTCAGAGGATTTTTTGGTAATGATGTCTTGTTTGGTGAACAAGGTGATGACCGTTTTGAGGGTGGTCGGGGTAACGATACTTTCTATGGTGGTGCTGGTAATGATGTCTTTAACTTGGAACAACTACAAGACAATGATGTAGTCATAGATTTTGTTCAAGGACAAGACAAAATAGATATCAGAAGCCTAAATATTAGTGATTGGGCTACCCTACAATTACTCATTAGTAATGATGGTCAGAATAATGCTTTAATTACTACCTTCTTCAATGGTGATCAGTCTCAAATAAAACTCAATAACATTAATCCCAATCTACTACAAGCCAGTGATTTCATCTTCAACACTAACACCGTTAACCTCAATCAAACTATCGATGGTACTAACTCCCCAGATCAGTTATTTGGTGGTTTAGGTAATGATACCCTCAGAGGATTTTTTGGTAATGATGTCTTATTTGGTGAACAGGGTGACGACCGTTTTGAGGGTGGTGCAGGTAACGATACATTCTACGGTGGGACTGGTAATGATATCGCTGTTTATTTAGGTACTCGTTCTCAATATCAAGTAACTAGTAATGGGGGTGTTTTTACAGTTACCGATACGGTGGCTAATCGTGATGGCGTAGATACATTACGTGAAGTTGAACAAATACAATTTTCAGATCAAACTATAACCATTGGTAATACCTCACCAACTATCACCTTAGCCGTATCTCCAGCTAGCGTTACCGAAGACGGAACCCCAAATCTAATTTACACTTTCACCCGCACTGGTAGTACTACCAACGCCCTAACCGTAAATTATAGCGTTGCTGGGACAGCTACCCTGAACACTGACTACGCTCAAACAGGCGCAGCGAGTTTCACTGCTACCACGGGTACAATTACCTTTGCGGTGGGTGCAAGTACAGCCATCTTAACGATTAACCCCACCGCAGATACCACCGTCGAAAGTAACGAAACCGTTGCTTTAACTTTAGCAAGCGGTACAGGTTATACAGTCGGTACAACAACAGCCGTCACTGGAACCATTACTAACGATGATTTCCCCAGTATTACCCTAGCAGTATCTCCAGCTAGCGTTACCGAAGACGGAACCCCAAATTTAATTTACACCTTTACCCGCACTGGCAGCACAACCAACGCCTTAACCATTAACTTTGGCGTTGCTGGGACAGCTACCCTGAACACTGACTACGCTCAAAGTGGTGCTGCTAGTTTCACTGCTACCACAGGTACAATTACCTTTGCTGCGGGTGCGAGTACAGCCATCTTAACGATTAATCCTACCGCAGATACCACCGTTGAAAGTAATGAAACCGTTGCTTTAACTTTAGCAAGCGGCACAGGTTATACAGTCGGTACAACAACAGCCGTCACTGGAACCATTACTAATGATGACACCTTACCTACCGGCATTACTATAAATCTCAGTGGTAGCCAAACCATAGTCGAAGGTAATAGCAGTCCTCAAAACGTTACCTATACCGTTACTCTTTCCCAAGCCAGCAGTCAAATTATCACCGTCCAATATGCCACCGCTAATGGTACAGCTACAGCAGGTTCGGACTATACAAGCACAACAGGAACTCTGACTTTCAATCCAGGGGAAACCAGTAAAGTCATCAATATCCCTATTCTCAATGATTCAGTTAATGAGGCAAATGAAACCTTTACACTCAGGCTGACTTCTCCCACCAATGCTACTCTTGGGACAACCAATACTGTTACCACAACTATTACCGATACCCTCAGTGCTTCTGTGACTACCACTTTGCCAACTAATGTGGAAAACCTCACCCTCACAGGAACAGCAGCAATTAACGGTACAGGTAATGCGGGAAATAATATCCTCACAGGTAATAGTGGCAATAATATTCTTTCTGGTGGCGCGGGAAATGATACTTATGCCTTTGTAGCTAATGCTGCTTTGGGAACGGACACGATTACAGAAACCGCTACAGGTGGTATTGATACTATTGACTTCAATGGTAGTACGGCTACTGTCAGGGTAAATCTGGGTGTGACTACATCACAAACAGTGAATAACAACCTCAAACTGATTCTCTCTGCTAATAACGTCATCGAAAATGCTACAGGTGGTACAGGTAATGACAGGCTCACTGGTAATGCTTTAAATAATATTCTGGCTGGTGGTAACGGAAACGACCAACTGCAAGGATTAGCTGGAAATGATACCCTCTGGGGTGGATTGGGGGATGATATTCTGACTGGTGGTATTGGTCAGGATAAATATCTATTCCAAAGTAGTGGTGTTTTTAGTTCCAGTTTAGGGGTTGATTACATTAGCCAGTTTGATGTGGGACAAGACCAAATTGTGTTGAGTAAAGCTACATTTAATGCAGTTACTAATAGCGCAGGACAGGCTTTAACTGATTTTGCCGTTGTCAGTGATGATGAATTTGTTAATGCTAGTAGTGCGCGAATTGTCTATAGCCAAGGTAGTGGTAGCTTATTTTACAATCGAGACGGTAATGTTCTGGGTACAAGTACAGTGTTTGAGTTTGCTCGTTTAGGTAATCCTGATATTACTTTAAGTAGTAGCGATTTTAGTTTAATTGCCTAG
- a CDS encoding CHASE2 domain-containing protein, whose translation MIRQIWTKVNSDNHIWRVGITAIIFVTSLRLVGSLQFLEWAAFDTLMQLRPQEKIDQRILIIGMNENDINQRGIDPISDRDIALLLQNLHKHQPAVIGLDIIRYFPEESGYEELVQTFIKIKNLIAVEKILPDISGLTFNLPPSLPESQIGFSKTIIDSDGKQRRSLLAISNREREWKFSFPIKLAETYLKTQGIPPGNVDNDTYNIKFGATELPRFQPNSGGYVQADAGGSQILINFRNQGKTFPIVSLSEMQSGKVNPEQIRGKIILIGMASYSHKDYAVSSTINSKHPDLIYGVEVHAYIVSQLVSAALDNRPMVNVLADIWEYLWIIFWGILGLIIGRVIRDPFRVLIFITIASICLVFICYGLIIIGWWIPIIPAFLTLFFNGVGLAAFHRYDESLRYCLQYRQLIIDQTFDAIHSHPLQTLNIILREVQDDQRLSPQDFILKLQQLNQELRDVYDLVKGETLSGLNDADYLPYSRLDLSQPLDEILFEVYSESLEQNYSYFDNIKHKILKFESMDERNLTIAQKQSLCNFLKEALYNVKKYAYGATRLEVICTQEHGKNIIRVADNGLKIEKIADLSSHSGLGTKLAQNLANQLGGEFKRYLNSPNGVVCQLTWYAKKMGFCRLF comes from the coding sequence ATGATCCGCCAAATTTGGACAAAAGTAAATTCAGATAATCATATTTGGCGTGTAGGAATAACTGCCATTATTTTTGTTACCTCACTGCGATTAGTGGGTTCATTACAATTTCTGGAATGGGCTGCATTTGATACCTTGATGCAACTACGTCCCCAGGAGAAAATTGATCAAAGAATTCTGATCATAGGTATGAATGAAAATGACATTAATCAGCGTGGAATAGATCCAATCTCTGATAGAGATATCGCATTATTATTGCAGAATTTACACAAACATCAGCCTGCTGTTATTGGACTAGACATTATTAGATATTTCCCTGAAGAATCTGGATATGAAGAACTTGTTCAAACCTTCATAAAAATTAAAAATTTAATTGCGGTTGAAAAAATTCTGCCCGATATTAGTGGTTTGACTTTTAATCTACCACCAAGTTTACCAGAATCACAAATAGGCTTTAGTAAAACCATTATTGACTCCGATGGCAAACAAAGACGTAGTTTGTTAGCAATATCTAATCGAGAAAGAGAATGGAAATTCTCTTTTCCTATTAAATTAGCAGAAACTTATTTAAAAACTCAAGGTATCCCTCCAGGGAATGTTGATAATGACACCTATAATATAAAATTTGGAGCCACTGAATTGCCACGTTTTCAGCCTAATTCAGGCGGATATGTGCAAGCTGATGCTGGAGGTAGTCAAATACTCATTAATTTTCGTAATCAAGGCAAAACTTTTCCTATAGTTTCCCTGTCAGAAATGCAAAGCGGCAAGGTTAATCCTGAGCAGATTCGTGGCAAGATTATTCTGATTGGTATGGCTAGTTATAGTCATAAAGATTATGCAGTTTCATCTACTATAAATAGTAAACATCCAGATCTAATTTATGGGGTTGAAGTCCACGCATATATTGTTAGCCAGTTGGTTAGTGCTGCATTGGATAACCGTCCGATGGTCAATGTCTTAGCAGATATATGGGAATATTTGTGGATTATTTTTTGGGGGATTTTAGGTTTAATTATAGGGCGTGTGATTCGTGATCCTTTCAGGGTGCTTATTTTTATTACTATAGCTAGTATTTGTTTAGTCTTTATATGTTATGGACTCATTATTATTGGTTGGTGGATACCAATTATCCCCGCATTTTTAACTTTATTTTTCAACGGTGTAGGTTTAGCAGCCTTTCATAGATATGATGAATCCTTACGTTATTGCTTACAATATCGACAGCTAATTATTGACCAAACTTTTGATGCCATCCATAGTCATCCCTTGCAAACCTTGAACATTATATTAAGAGAAGTTCAAGATGATCAAAGATTATCTCCTCAAGATTTTATATTGAAGCTTCAGCAACTAAATCAAGAACTGCGCGATGTTTATGATTTAGTTAAAGGAGAAACTCTCAGTGGATTAAATGATGCTGATTACTTACCATACTCAAGATTAGATTTATCTCAACCACTGGATGAAATTCTCTTTGAAGTTTATAGCGAAAGTCTAGAGCAAAATTATAGTTACTTCGATAATATAAAACACAAGATACTCAAATTTGAGTCGATGGATGAACGCAATTTAACCATCGCACAGAAACAAAGCCTGTGTAACTTCTTAAAAGAAGCCTTATATAATGTCAAAAAATATGCTTATGGTGCTACTCGTTTAGAAGTTATTTGCACTCAAGAACATGGTAAAAATATCATTCGAGTAGCAGATAATGGTTTAAAGATTGAAAAAATTGCTGATTTATCCTCACACTCAGGCTTGGGAACAAAACTAGCGCAAAATTTGGCAAACCAGTTGGGTGGTGAATTTAAGCGTTATCTTAATTCTCCGAATGGTGTGGTTTGTCAGCTGACTTGGTATGCTAAGAAAATGGGGTTTTGTCGATTATTTTAA
- a CDS encoding response regulator transcription factor, whose protein sequence is MQRILQNINKYKILVIDDHESVLYATFHVLKQLYPEADIVQAQTIKSALNHTISGKFDLMIIDLAMPEKVGSTAQTNNGLQLIKTLMRQYPTLNIVIQTANPRALVRLKAAISNHEGGFTVADKSLPMSEMLSKVDWSLKGLHNTPKEIRSGLEVKPEWLEVLQLAFKEGLQDIFIGQRMNVAERTVRHYWSKIYDALGVYPDEGKNLRIQSEIRAREEGLID, encoded by the coding sequence ATGCAGAGAATATTACAGAATATTAACAAATATAAAATTTTAGTAATTGATGATCACGAATCTGTTTTATATGCAACCTTTCATGTCTTAAAACAACTTTATCCAGAAGCAGATATTGTCCAGGCACAAACTATAAAATCGGCCCTCAATCATACGATAAGCGGGAAATTTGACCTCATGATAATTGATTTAGCTATGCCAGAGAAAGTTGGCAGCACTGCCCAAACTAATAATGGTCTTCAACTTATTAAAACTTTAATGAGGCAATATCCGACTCTCAATATTGTGATTCAGACTGCTAATCCTCGTGCTTTAGTAAGATTAAAAGCAGCAATTAGCAATCACGAAGGTGGTTTTACAGTTGCAGATAAAAGCTTACCCATGAGTGAAATGTTAAGCAAAGTTGATTGGTCTCTCAAAGGTTTGCATAACACACCTAAAGAGATACGTTCTGGCTTGGAAGTAAAACCAGAATGGCTAGAGGTTTTACAACTAGCTTTTAAAGAAGGTTTACAAGATATCTTTATTGGACAAAGAATGAACGTTGCTGAAAGAACTGTCAGGCACTATTGGAGTAAAATTTATGATGCTTTAGGAGTTTATCCAGATGAAGGCAAAAATTTAAGAATTCAATCAGAAATTCGTGCCAGAGAAGAAGGTTTAATTGATTAA
- a CDS encoding histone deacetylase family protein, whose protein sequence is MELPIIYHPDYVAPLPEGHRFPMAKFKKLYELLLSDDVAQTEQFYTPTLPPLELIELVHTPDYVRSYCEGTLDTKAQRRIGLPWSPALANRTCIAVGGTILTAQLALSQGLACNTAGGTHHAFPSYGSGFCIFNDLAIASRVLQQQQIVQKILIVDLDVHQGDGTAFIFQDDDSVFTFSMHCEINFPGTKQHSDLDVPLPVGMEDDAYLQTLASYLPDLLSEIKPDLVLYDAGVDPHIGDRLGKLALTDTGLFRREMQVLTTCVSAGYPVACVIGGGYADDMTSLVWRHSLVHRAASQVYRQYKL, encoded by the coding sequence ATGGAACTGCCAATTATTTATCACCCAGATTATGTTGCACCATTGCCTGAAGGACATCGCTTTCCGATGGCAAAATTCAAAAAACTCTATGAATTGCTGTTAAGTGATGATGTAGCACAAACAGAGCAATTTTATACCCCAACCCTTCCACCCCTAGAGTTAATCGAGTTAGTTCACACCCCAGACTACGTGCGGTCTTACTGCGAAGGTACACTAGATACCAAAGCACAACGTCGAATCGGTTTACCTTGGAGTCCAGCACTAGCAAATCGTACCTGTATAGCGGTGGGTGGAACAATACTTACGGCGCAGTTAGCACTCAGTCAAGGTTTAGCTTGCAATACGGCTGGCGGTACTCATCACGCTTTTCCTAGTTATGGTTCTGGTTTTTGTATTTTCAACGATTTAGCGATCGCCTCTCGTGTCCTCCAACAACAGCAAATAGTCCAAAAAATCCTCATTGTCGATTTGGATGTTCATCAAGGAGATGGTACAGCTTTTATTTTCCAAGATGATGACAGTGTTTTCACCTTCTCGATGCACTGCGAAATTAACTTCCCAGGAACCAAGCAACACAGTGATTTAGATGTTCCCTTACCAGTAGGAATGGAGGATGATGCTTACCTACAAACCTTGGCAAGTTATTTACCAGATTTGTTATCTGAGATCAAGCCTGACTTAGTATTATACGATGCTGGTGTTGATCCACATATAGGCGATCGCTTAGGTAAACTAGCTTTAACTGACACTGGCTTATTCCGCCGAGAAATGCAGGTTTTAACTACCTGTGTCAGTGCTGGCTATCCAGTCGCCTGCGTAATTGGTGGCGGTTACGCTGATGATATGACATCCCTAGTTTGGCGACATTCCCTAGTACATCGTGCCGCTAGTCAAGTCTATCGCCAATACAAGCTTTAA
- the gshA gene encoding glutamate--cysteine ligase — protein sequence MVLLKGFEIEMYTGTPQGEIVGLSDKIVTQLDGFVREPDSRNVEYTTDPLHSYENLLCALLRPRRALRDYLKQLGDYTLIPGSTLSLGRSDRFFRSDPANPYHDYIEQTYGTKVVTASVHINVGIDDPEVLMRACRLIRVEAPLFLALSASSPFIDGKATGYHSTRWGVFPQTPTNVPLFTSHAHHIEWVEQQLAIGTMQNVRHLWVSVRPNGDRRPYDLNRLELRICDLVTDPISLLAITALLEARLLQLIENPDLDPLTQSKFSPEELVTLTAKNEAAAASASLDAQLTHWQDGRSIIARDWVNEIYQEVWAIAKKHGFSCFLSPLQKILREGNEAQHWLQLHKVGFDTQCVITQAISTTQERELELQNKLCTQLKG from the coding sequence GTGGTCTTATTGAAAGGCTTTGAAATCGAAATGTACACCGGTACGCCTCAAGGTGAAATCGTCGGCCTCTCGGATAAAATTGTGACTCAATTAGACGGGTTTGTACGAGAACCAGATAGCCGGAACGTAGAATACACAACAGATCCACTACACAGTTATGAGAATTTGCTGTGTGCTTTGTTGCGACCTAGACGCGCATTAAGAGACTACCTCAAGCAATTAGGTGACTATACCCTCATTCCTGGCAGTACGTTATCTTTGGGTAGAAGCGATCGCTTTTTTCGTTCCGACCCAGCCAACCCATATCATGACTATATTGAGCAAACTTACGGCACAAAAGTAGTTACCGCTAGTGTTCATATAAACGTAGGCATTGACGATCCAGAAGTATTAATGCGGGCTTGTCGATTAATTCGCGTCGAAGCACCCCTATTTTTAGCCTTAAGCGCCTCATCTCCCTTCATCGATGGTAAAGCCACAGGTTATCACTCCACCCGTTGGGGTGTCTTCCCCCAAACCCCAACCAACGTCCCACTATTTACCAGCCACGCCCATCATATAGAGTGGGTAGAACAGCAATTGGCTATCGGGACAATGCAAAACGTCCGCCACCTGTGGGTATCAGTCAGACCAAATGGCGATCGCCGTCCCTATGATTTGAACCGTCTAGAATTAAGAATCTGTGATTTAGTTACAGATCCCATCTCCTTACTGGCAATTACAGCCTTACTAGAAGCGCGGCTATTACAACTAATAGAAAATCCCGACCTAGATCCCTTAACCCAAAGTAAGTTTTCTCCCGAAGAACTTGTAACCCTCACCGCCAAAAACGAAGCAGCAGCCGCTAGCGCTAGTCTCGATGCCCAACTGACACATTGGCAAGACGGTAGAAGCATCATAGCTAGAGATTGGGTGAATGAAATATATCAAGAAGTTTGGGCGATCGCTAAAAAACATGGCTTTAGCTGTTTCCTCTCTCCCCTCCAGAAAATTTTACGTGAAGGTAACGAAGCCCAACACTGGTTACAGCTACATAAAGTCGGCTTTGACACCCAATGCGTCATCACCCAAGCCATAAGTACCACCCAGGAACGAGAACTTGAACTACAAAATAAGTTGTGTACCCAGCTAAAGGGGTAA
- a CDS encoding tRNA (cytidine(34)-2'-O)-methyltransferase, with protein sequence MPQVVLVNPQIPPNTGNIARTCAATGTELHLVGPLGFEISDRYLKRAGLDYWPYVKLHYHKTLEAFENAHQERGGRLLGFSVGGSSSYIQFPYQADDWLLFGSETTGLPPTVLSACDATLYIPMAEPGVRSLNLSVSVAVGLFEVRRQLGYLL encoded by the coding sequence ATGCCTCAGGTAGTTTTAGTTAATCCGCAAATACCCCCTAACACGGGCAACATCGCTCGTACCTGTGCAGCTACAGGTACAGAATTACATCTAGTAGGCCCATTGGGATTTGAAATTAGCGATCGCTACCTCAAAAGAGCAGGTTTAGACTACTGGCCTTATGTTAAACTGCACTACCATAAAACCTTAGAAGCCTTTGAAAATGCACATCAAGAACGTGGCGGTAGATTACTAGGCTTTTCCGTTGGCGGTAGTTCTAGTTATATTCAGTTTCCATATCAAGCTGATGATTGGTTACTATTCGGCAGTGAAACCACAGGCTTACCTCCCACCGTTCTCTCAGCTTGTGATGCTACCTTATACATCCCTATGGCTGAACCAGGTGTTCGCAGCTTAAATCTTTCTGTAAGTGTGGCAGTAGGCTTATTTGAAGTCCGTCGTCAGTTAGGATATCTACTATAA